In Victivallis sp. Marseille-Q1083, the genomic stretch GAAAGCGTCGTTCGATGATCTCCGGACGCTGCGTCCCTTCGCCAGGGAATTGAAAGCCAACTGGCCGGCGGCGGTGGAACCGGAGGACACGATCTTTTTCAGCGTCGAAGCGAACGCTTCCCTGAATTACTACGTGGCGTTTTCAGCGCCGATTGCAGTGGCCGTCGATGAAAAAGAGCGGGTCTCCGGTATGAAACTGGCGGAGTTTTTCACGGCGCGCGCCGGGCGGCCGACGGTGTTGATCGCTTATTCGAAATATCTGCCGGAGTTGGAAGCGGCGCTGCCGGCTTTACCGATCAAAATCGATGTGAAACGGCCGGATTATCAGGAAAAACGCCTGTCGTTTGAAAATGCGAAGAGCCGCAAAATGCTGGTATGGATATTGAATGCCAGGGGCGTTTCGGCGACTTTGGCCAACGATAACAATTCGACAACAACCCAACGGGGGACGGAACAATGAGGAATCGACGGGATTGTCAAATCCAATATATTTCAGTGGTGATTCCGGTCTACAATGAGATCGGCTGCCTGGCCGAATTGATCGACCGGACCATCAAGAGTTGCGAGCAGACCAGACGGAAATACGAGATTATTTTTATCGACGACGGCAGCCACGACGGCTCCACCGAAGCGTTGATCGAAGCGGCCAACGCCAACCCGGACCGGGTGGTCGCCTGTATTCTGAACCGCAATTACGGCCAGCATTCGGCGATCATGGCCGGCTTTGCCCAGGTGCGCGGCGATTTGGTGATTACTTTGGATGCCGATTTGCAGAATCCGCCGGAAGAAATTCCGAATCTGCTCAAGGCGGCCGAAGAGGGCAACGACGTTGTCGGCACCATCCGGCAGAACCGGCAGGATACCTTGTTCCGCCGCTGGGCGTCCAAGGTGGTCAATCTGGTGGCGCAGAAAGCGACCGGCGTGAACATGCACGATTACGGTTGCATGTTGCGGGCCTATCGGCGCCATATCGTCGACGCGATGCTGCAATGCCCGGAGCGGAGCACTTTCATTCCGGTGCTGGCCAACAGTTTTGCGCGGACCACCTGCGAGATTCCGGTACGGCACTGTGAACGGGCGGTCGGCGAATCGAAGTACTCGCTGATCAAGTTGATCAATCTGCAATTCAATCTGCTGACCTGCATGACGACCTTTCCGTTGCGGCTGCTGAGTTATGTCGGCGTCTTCATGGCGCTGTTCGGCGTGTTGTTCGGCGTTCTGCTGTTCGTCCTGCGGTTCTGGTACGGGGCGGAATGGGCGGCCAACGGCGTGTTTACGCTGTTTGCGCCGATGTTTCTGTTCTTCGGCTGCATGATGGTCGGCATGGGGTTGCAGGGGGAATATCTGGCCCGGGTTTACAACGATGTGCGCTCCAGGCCGCGCTATTTCATCGAAGAAGTCGTCGGACGCCGGGACGAGCAATAATTTTACCGGGAGTGCGCAGTACGGATGGGCAAGCTGTATTTGATCAGCGGGAATGATGAATTCGCGATCAAGGCGCGGGCGCGGGCGCTGGCCGTCAAATTGGCCGGCGAGGAGTTCGAAGACAATCCGGCGCTGGAAATCGTTCGCGGCGACGCCGAGGATTTGAAGGCGGAGGCGATTGTCGGCAATTTCCTTGCCGCGTTGCGGACGCCGCCGTTCCTGAATCCGGAGAAGATCGTCTGGCTGCGCAGTTTCGCATACTTCGAAGCGGCGACGGCCGGCAGCGCCTCGGAAGCGTTGCTGACGGTGATGAAGGGGGTGCAGGAGTTTTTCAAGGAGCCGTTGCCGCCGGAATTGACGGTAATCATGGACGGTCCCGGCGTCGACCAGCGCAAAGCATTTTTCAAGCTGCTCAAGACTGCCGGCGCTGAATGCGACTTCCTCCGCAAGGCTGACCTGGCCTCGCGCGATTTCGCCCAGACCCAGAACGAACGCATTCAGGCGATCGCCGCCGCCGCCGGCAAACGGCTGGAGCCGGCGGCGGTCGATTATCTGATCGCCGCGGTCGGCAGCGATTTCGGCCGGCTGCAGAGCGAGCTGGAAAAAATTTTCTGTTTCCTGGGGGAAGAAGCGGCCGTGGTCCGGGTGGAAGATTGCCGGGCGGTCTGCAGCCAGACACCGGAAGCGTTGAGCTGGGATTTCGCCGATGCGCTGGCGGAACGCAACCCGGCGGCGGCATTGCGCATCGTCAATATTCTGATGCAGCAACTGCGGTCGCAGCGCGGCGGCAATCTGGAGCTGTCGATGCTCAACAATGCGGTGCGGACTTTTCAGGATATTTTAAAAGCGAAACAGGCGGCGGCGGAGCTGCAGTTGCCGCGGCGGATCGGCAGCAACTATTTCAGCACCATTCCGGATGAACGCAAAAAAGCGTTGCCGGGCAATATGCTTCTGCAGTTGCATCCGTTCCGGGCATTCAAGCTGGTCGAGCGGGCCGGCAGCTTCGAGGATGCCGAACTGGCGCGTGATTTCGATCTGCTGCTGGAGGCCAACCGGCGGTTGGTTTCCGGCGGCGGCGAACCGAGAATTGTTCTGGAACAATTGATTTTGAAGATCACCGGCGCCAAACGCTGAAGTGCTTCGGCGCCGCTTTTCCGGCCGAAACTGGACAAACGAGGTTGCGGCGTTATATTACCGGTGAAGCGATCAACGATTGGAGAGGATGATGAGCGCAAAATTCGTGGCTTTGGACATTGGCAACGTCTGTCTGGAAATCCATCCGGAGCGTTGTCTGGAATATTTCAAACTGCCCGAAATTCCGATGGAATTGCTGGCGGTGCTCGGCGAACTGGAGTGCGGCCGGCTGGATACCGGCGGTTTGCTGCATTGTTTCCGCCAATTGCTGCCGGCCGGTTATTCGGATGAACAGTTGATGCACGGCTGGAAGCTGGCCGTCGGCGAGGAAATCGCCGGCATTGAGGCGGTGGTACGCCGGCTGACGGAGCAGGGATGCCGGGTGATTTTCTTTTCCGACACCTCGGAAATCCATCTGGAGAAGGTATTCCGGCAATTGTCCTTCACCGGTCTGATTGCCGGCGGCGTTTACAGTTTTGAGGTCGGGGCGCGCAAACCGCAGCCGCAGATGTACGAGGCGTTTGAACGGCGTTTCGGCAAGCCGGTGTTGTACGTCGATGACCGCGCCTGCAACATAGCCGCCGCCCGCGAACGCGGCTGGAATGCCTGGCAATTTTCTTCGGCGGCAGAACTGGAGCAGCAGTTGTCCGGAGGCGGATTTTGATCAGTCTGCTGCTGCTGGCGGTGCATCTGCTGGCGATTCTGCATATCCTGTGGACCAAGCACCGCGATTCGTCGAGTGCGGCGATGTGGCTGCTGGCGGTGACGCTGCTGCCGGGTATCGGGCTGTTGTTTTATCTATTTTTCGGCATCACCAGCATCGACCGGGTCCATTCGCGCCGTCAGGCGCTGCAGAGCGAGCTGTCGCAGCCGGACAACGGCATTCTGGGCGGCGGTCTGCGCCGGCAGCGCGATGCCTGGGGGCAATTTGTGCCGCCGCTGGAAGTGCTGCGCAATCCGCGGACCAAACTGTTGGATCGGCTGTTTCCGCAGCGCCCGGCGCTGGACGGCAATTCGCTGGAAATCCTCTGTGACGGGACGATGGTCTATCCGCGGATGCTGGCCGATATCGAAGCGGCGAAAATCTGTATCCGGCTGGAATCGTTCATCCTGATGGACGACCAGATCGGCCGGCAGTTGCTGGATACGCTGGAACGCAAGGCGGCCGAAGGGGTGGATGTCAAGGTGCTGTTCGACAGTTTCGGCAGCGCCAAGGCGATTTTATCGCATTATCTGCGGCACTATTTCCGCAAGAGCCCGAATTTCAAAATCCAGGCATTTTCACCGCTGAACTTGCTGACGCCGTGGAAGTTCCAGTTGCGCAACCACCGGAAGCTGTTGATCATCGATGGAATCATCGCCTACAGCGGCGGCTTGAATATTTCACAGGACAACGAACGGCTGGCCAAAGTGCCGCCCAACCGCTATATCCACGATTTGCATTGCCGGATCACCGGTCCGGCGGTTTCCCAGTTCATCCAGGTGTTTCTGCAGGATTGGGCCTATACGACCCGGCGGCATCTGGAGGAGTTCGCCCTGCCGGCTGATTTTCCGGAGTTGAAGCGCACCGGCGACGCGGTGGTCCGGGTCATCGAAAGCGGTCCGGGTGAGAATCGCAACGGTTCGCAGAACCTCTTTTTCGCCGCCGCCGCCATCGCCCAGCGCTCCCTGTACATCATGACGCCCTATCTGGTGCCCGGCAACGATTATATCAATGCTCTGTGCATGGCGGCATCGCGCGGTGTCGATGTCCGGATTATCGTGCCGGCGCACAACAACCACTGGTTTGTCGACTGGGCGGCGCGCAGCAATTATCAGCAACTGCTGGAATACGGCATCCGGATTTTCGAAAAGCAGGGTATTTTTTCCCATGCCAAGGCGCTGCTGGTCGATTCCGCCTGGGGGTTCATGGGGTCGAGCAATTGCGACAGCCGGAGTTTCCGGTTGAATTACGAATTGGACTTTTGTTTTTCCGAAGACCGCTCCGTCGATGAACTTCATCGCCAGTTCAACGACGAATTGGCCGATTCCGCCGAACTGTCGTTGCACGAGGTGGAACGGCGCAGTCCGTTCATGCAGATTCTGGAGAACTGTTGTTCGCTGCTGACGCCGATTCTGTAATCTGCCGCCAGTGCAGCAGCTTCTGCTGGAAGTTCATGCCGGCGTGGGCCGGGCTGGTGGACGGCAGCCGGGTGACCGGCAGCGTCAGGCCGGGCTGGTAGCGCCGCAGAAACTGCATCGCCGCCGTGCCGTTGCAATAAATATGGCGGATTTGCGGATGGGTTTGCAGCAAGCCGGCCAGATCGTTCGGTTCCGGTTCGAGGATGGCGGTGTCCAGGCTGCCGCGCCGCCGGCAGCCGGCCAGCACATCCCAGAGGCCGACACGGTTTTCCAATAGCTTCTGCAGCCGTTGCGGATAGGGCAGGGTAACGGCGAAACCGAACAATTCCGCCATGATCGGCCAGAAGGCGTTGCGTTTATGGGCATAATACTGCTGCGCCGCCA encodes the following:
- a CDS encoding glycosyltransferase, producing the protein MRNRRDCQIQYISVVIPVYNEIGCLAELIDRTIKSCEQTRRKYEIIFIDDGSHDGSTEALIEAANANPDRVVACILNRNYGQHSAIMAGFAQVRGDLVITLDADLQNPPEEIPNLLKAAEEGNDVVGTIRQNRQDTLFRRWASKVVNLVAQKATGVNMHDYGCMLRAYRRHIVDAMLQCPERSTFIPVLANSFARTTCEIPVRHCERAVGESKYSLIKLINLQFNLLTCMTTFPLRLLSYVGVFMALFGVLFGVLLFVLRFWYGAEWAANGVFTLFAPMFLFFGCMMVGMGLQGEYLARVYNDVRSRPRYFIEEVVGRRDEQ
- the holA gene encoding DNA polymerase III subunit delta, whose amino-acid sequence is MGKLYLISGNDEFAIKARARALAVKLAGEEFEDNPALEIVRGDAEDLKAEAIVGNFLAALRTPPFLNPEKIVWLRSFAYFEAATAGSASEALLTVMKGVQEFFKEPLPPELTVIMDGPGVDQRKAFFKLLKTAGAECDFLRKADLASRDFAQTQNERIQAIAAAAGKRLEPAAVDYLIAAVGSDFGRLQSELEKIFCFLGEEAAVVRVEDCRAVCSQTPEALSWDFADALAERNPAAALRIVNILMQQLRSQRGGNLELSMLNNAVRTFQDILKAKQAAAELQLPRRIGSNYFSTIPDERKKALPGNMLLQLHPFRAFKLVERAGSFEDAELARDFDLLLEANRRLVSGGGEPRIVLEQLILKITGAKR
- a CDS encoding HAD family hydrolase is translated as MSAKFVALDIGNVCLEIHPERCLEYFKLPEIPMELLAVLGELECGRLDTGGLLHCFRQLLPAGYSDEQLMHGWKLAVGEEIAGIEAVVRRLTEQGCRVIFFSDTSEIHLEKVFRQLSFTGLIAGGVYSFEVGARKPQPQMYEAFERRFGKPVLYVDDRACNIAAARERGWNAWQFSSAAELEQQLSGGGF
- the cls gene encoding cardiolipin synthase, producing MISLLLLAVHLLAILHILWTKHRDSSSAAMWLLAVTLLPGIGLLFYLFFGITSIDRVHSRRQALQSELSQPDNGILGGGLRRQRDAWGQFVPPLEVLRNPRTKLLDRLFPQRPALDGNSLEILCDGTMVYPRMLADIEAAKICIRLESFILMDDQIGRQLLDTLERKAAEGVDVKVLFDSFGSAKAILSHYLRHYFRKSPNFKIQAFSPLNLLTPWKFQLRNHRKLLIIDGIIAYSGGLNISQDNERLAKVPPNRYIHDLHCRITGPAVSQFIQVFLQDWAYTTRRHLEEFALPADFPELKRTGDAVVRVIESGPGENRNGSQNLFFAAAAIAQRSLYIMTPYLVPGNDYINALCMAASRGVDVRIIVPAHNNHWFVDWAARSNYQQLLEYGIRIFEKQGIFSHAKALLVDSAWGFMGSSNCDSRSFRLNYELDFCFSEDRSVDELHRQFNDELADSAELSLHEVERRSPFMQILENCCSLLTPIL
- a CDS encoding DNA-deoxyinosine glycosylase, yielding MTSDPPSWKQSFPPSIRPDARILILGSMPGEASLAAQQYYAHKRNAFWPIMAELFGFAVTLPYPQRLQKLLENRVGLWDVLAGCRRRGSLDTAILEPEPNDLAGLLQTHPQIRHIYCNGTAAMQFLRRYQPGLTLPVTRLPSTSPAHAGMNFQQKLLHWRQITESASAANNSSPESA